From Streptomyces durmitorensis, a single genomic window includes:
- a CDS encoding right-handed parallel beta-helix repeat-containing protein, translating to MAQGTVQVTHTGTSRWRRRTGEYASLAAALEAASDGDVLTIAPGTYRENLVVQRAVTLRGPEGSPGSVRIAPSDGVPLTVRSSAVVQDLHVEGQDSAAPALLVEDGAPELVDVRVVTRSASGIEVRGGARPTVRRCTVDNPGGIGIAVLDGGGGVFEECEIVSAGQSGIAVRGGAHPRLERCRVHHASGAGLSVTGEHSGLEAIGCEVYEVKGSGVQITGRAVAHLTDCDVHRTTSDGVTLDTDAVLTLADCRIHDIPENAIDLRSRSVLTLTRSTVRQFGRNGLSVWDPGTRVDANQCEIHDSTGDYPAVWVSDGATVVLESCRVHDVPDALFVLDRGSRADVVDSDLSQVRNTAVSVSDGATAQLDDCRIREAATGAWFRDHGSGGTLANCTVDGVQTGVIVTKGADPTIERCTVTSPAEAGFYVSAGGRGSLHGCRVTDSGGYGFHVIDGCRTTLKKCRTERCARGGFEFAEDGPLVEDCTSDESGGARTAASTASTAKESAPQTATQSVGLLGAIPGQRTTDPAAEKSAAPEQPSRSSKDVLGELDKLVGLESVKREVRALTDMIEVGRRRQLAGLKAASARRHLVFTGSPGTGKTTVARLYGEILASLGVLQSGHLVEVSRVDLVGEHIGSTAIRTQEAFDRARGGVLFIDEAYALSPEDSGRDFGREAIDTLVKLMEDHREAVVVIVAGYTAEMKRFLSVNPGVASRFSRTITFGDYAPEELLRIVEQQADEHEYRLDTGTGEALLKYFTALPKGPAFGNGRTARQTFEAMVERHAGRVAQFDEPSTDDLTLLYPEDLPELP from the coding sequence ATGGCACAGGGCACGGTCCAGGTGACGCACACCGGCACCTCGCGGTGGCGGCGCCGCACGGGTGAGTACGCATCGCTCGCTGCCGCCTTGGAGGCCGCGAGCGACGGGGACGTCCTCACCATCGCCCCCGGCACGTACCGCGAGAACCTCGTCGTCCAGCGGGCGGTGACGCTGCGCGGCCCCGAGGGCTCCCCCGGCTCCGTGCGCATCGCGCCGTCGGACGGGGTGCCGCTCACCGTCCGGTCCTCCGCCGTGGTGCAGGACCTGCACGTCGAGGGGCAGGACTCGGCGGCGCCCGCGCTGCTCGTCGAGGACGGGGCGCCCGAACTCGTCGACGTCCGCGTGGTGACGCGTTCCGCGAGCGGTATCGAGGTGCGCGGCGGCGCGCGCCCGACCGTGCGGCGCTGCACGGTCGACAACCCCGGCGGCATCGGCATCGCCGTGCTCGACGGCGGGGGCGGTGTCTTCGAGGAGTGCGAGATCGTCTCGGCCGGGCAGTCGGGCATCGCCGTGCGCGGGGGTGCGCACCCCCGTCTTGAGCGCTGCCGGGTGCATCACGCGTCCGGCGCGGGGCTCTCGGTGACCGGTGAGCACTCGGGGCTCGAGGCCATCGGCTGCGAGGTGTACGAGGTCAAGGGCTCGGGCGTGCAGATCACCGGGCGTGCGGTGGCGCATCTGACTGACTGCGACGTGCACCGCACGACCTCGGACGGCGTCACGCTCGACACGGACGCCGTGCTCACGCTCGCCGACTGCCGGATCCACGACATCCCGGAGAACGCGATCGACCTGCGTTCGCGCTCGGTCCTCACCCTGACGCGTTCCACCGTGCGGCAGTTCGGGCGCAACGGCCTCTCGGTGTGGGACCCGGGCACGCGCGTGGACGCCAACCAGTGCGAGATCCACGACAGCACGGGCGACTACCCCGCGGTGTGGGTCAGCGACGGCGCGACGGTCGTCCTGGAGTCCTGCCGGGTGCACGACGTGCCGGACGCCCTGTTCGTCCTGGACCGCGGCTCGCGCGCCGACGTCGTCGACAGCGATCTCTCCCAGGTGCGCAACACGGCGGTGTCCGTGAGCGACGGCGCGACGGCGCAGCTGGACGACTGCCGCATCCGCGAGGCCGCCACCGGCGCGTGGTTCCGCGACCACGGCAGCGGCGGCACCCTGGCCAACTGCACGGTCGACGGCGTCCAGACGGGCGTCATCGTCACCAAGGGCGCCGACCCCACCATCGAGCGCTGCACGGTCACTTCACCCGCGGAGGCCGGTTTCTACGTCTCGGCGGGCGGCCGCGGCAGCCTGCACGGCTGCCGCGTGACGGACAGCGGCGGCTACGGCTTCCACGTCATCGACGGATGCCGTACGACGCTGAAGAAGTGCCGTACGGAGCGGTGCGCGCGCGGCGGCTTCGAGTTCGCCGAGGACGGGCCGCTGGTCGAGGACTGCACCAGCGACGAGAGCGGCGGGGCGCGGACCGCGGCGTCCACGGCGTCCACGGCGAAGGAGTCCGCCCCGCAGACGGCCACGCAGTCCGTGGGCCTGCTCGGCGCGATCCCCGGGCAGCGCACCACCGACCCGGCAGCCGAGAAGAGCGCGGCCCCCGAGCAGCCGTCCCGCTCGTCGAAGGACGTGCTCGGTGAACTCGACAAGCTGGTCGGCCTGGAGAGCGTCAAGCGCGAGGTGCGCGCCCTGACCGACATGATCGAGGTCGGGCGGCGCAGGCAGCTGGCGGGGCTCAAGGCGGCATCGGCGCGTCGCCATCTGGTGTTCACCGGCTCCCCCGGCACCGGCAAGACGACCGTGGCGCGGCTCTACGGCGAGATCCTGGCGTCACTCGGCGTCCTGCAGAGCGGGCACCTGGTCGAGGTGTCGCGCGTCGATCTGGTGGGCGAGCACATCGGGTCGACGGCGATCCGCACCCAGGAGGCGTTCGACCGGGCGCGCGGCGGTGTGCTGTTCATCGACGAGGCCTACGCGCTCTCGCCCGAGGACTCCGGGCGCGACTTCGGCCGGGAGGCCATCGACACGCTGGTGAAGCTGATGGAGGACCACCGCGAGGCGGTGGTGGTGATCGTCGCCGGCTACACGGCGGAGATGAAGCGGTTCCTTTCCGTCAACCCCGGTGTGGCGTCCCGCTTCTCACGGACCATCACCTTCGGCGACTACGCCCCCGAGGAGCTGCTGCGGATCGTCGAGCAGCAGGCCGACGAGCACGAGTACCGCCTCGACACGGGGACGGGCGAGGCCCTCCTGAAGTACTTCACCGCGCTTCCGAAGGGTCCCGCGTTCGGCAACGGCCGCACCGCGCGCCAGACGTTCGAGGCAATGGTGGAGCGGCACGCGGGGCGGGTCGCCCAGTTCGACGAACCGAGCACCGACGACCTCACCCTGCTGTATCCGGAGGATCTGCCGGAACTGCCGTGA
- a CDS encoding Rv1733c family protein — protein sequence MRALVGLWRWRHNPLRRKTDLVEAWVACAAVLLIVVAAPLAGLAIGGLTQDALLQSVREQRAMRHEVAGTVVRKVSRPPVDPDPETSSARDRHSRVLAEWTAPDGTAHSGTVLADLRSPDPGDRFRLWTDEHGQVVGRPLDDATATTHAALAGFGVAVAVAGLVEGARRLVVWRIVLRRYDRWDQAWDRAGPDWGRTGTGS from the coding sequence GTGCGAGCACTCGTCGGACTCTGGCGCTGGCGGCACAATCCGCTGCGCCGGAAGACCGACCTCGTCGAGGCCTGGGTGGCCTGCGCTGCCGTGCTGCTCATCGTCGTCGCCGCGCCGCTGGCCGGTCTCGCGATCGGCGGACTCACGCAGGACGCCCTGCTCCAGTCGGTGCGGGAACAGCGCGCGATGCGTCACGAAGTCGCGGGCACGGTGGTCAGGAAGGTCTCCAGACCCCCGGTCGACCCCGACCCCGAGACGTCGTCCGCGCGGGACAGGCACAGCCGCGTGCTCGCCGAATGGACGGCCCCGGACGGCACGGCGCACTCCGGCACGGTGCTCGCCGACCTCCGCTCCCCCGACCCGGGCGACCGCTTCCGGCTCTGGACGGACGAGCACGGCCAGGTGGTCGGCCGCCCGCTGGACGACGCGACCGCGACCACGCATGCAGCGTTGGCCGGATTCGGCGTCGCGGTGGCGGTCGCCGGACTCGTCGAGGGGGCGAGGCGGCTCGTCGTCTGGCGGATCGTCCTGCGGCGCTACGACCGCTGGGACCAGGCCTGGGACAGGGCAGGGCCCGACTGGGGACGCACCGGCACCGGCTCCTGA
- a CDS encoding MOSC domain-containing protein has translation MHNPALHSIHFYPLKAVGGHAPREAVVEPWGLAGDRRWVLVDGDGRIITQRPHPSLALAAAELLPGGGIRMSAPGHEPLTVAVPPSGETVRVEIWKDKVEAVPADAAAHAWFSAYLETDVRLVHLDDPATRRPIDPAYAKDGETVSFADGYPLLLTTLSSLDALNSLIAQGDHSDEGPLPMNRFRPNVVVDGTAPWAEDDWSRVAIGDVTFRVAKKCGRCVVTTTDQRSAERGKEPLRTLAKHRRFGDQLVFGQNLVPETTGPIRIGDPFTVLD, from the coding sequence ATGCACAATCCAGCGCTGCACTCGATCCACTTCTACCCGCTCAAGGCGGTCGGGGGACACGCTCCGCGTGAGGCCGTCGTCGAGCCCTGGGGGCTCGCGGGTGACCGACGGTGGGTCCTTGTGGACGGCGATGGACGGATCATCACGCAACGGCCGCATCCGAGCCTTGCGTTGGCCGCCGCCGAGCTCCTGCCCGGCGGCGGCATACGCATGTCCGCGCCCGGCCACGAGCCGCTGACGGTCGCCGTGCCGCCCTCCGGCGAAACCGTCAGGGTGGAGATCTGGAAGGACAAGGTCGAGGCGGTGCCCGCCGACGCGGCGGCGCACGCCTGGTTCAGCGCCTATCTGGAAACGGACGTCCGGCTCGTCCACCTCGACGACCCCGCGACCCGCCGCCCCATCGATCCGGCGTACGCCAAGGACGGCGAGACCGTCTCCTTCGCCGACGGGTATCCGCTGCTCCTGACCACGCTCTCCTCACTCGACGCCCTGAACTCGCTCATCGCGCAAGGCGACCACTCCGACGAGGGCCCGCTCCCCATGAACCGTTTCCGGCCGAATGTGGTCGTGGACGGGACCGCGCCCTGGGCCGAGGACGACTGGTCGCGCGTCGCCATCGGCGACGTCACCTTCCGGGTGGCCAAGAAGTGCGGCCGCTGCGTCGTGACCACCACCGACCAGCGCAGCGCGGAGCGCGGCAAGGAGCCGCTGCGGACGCTCGCCAAGCACCGCCGCTTCGGTGACCAGCTGGTCTTCGGCCAGAATCTGGTGCCCGAGACGACCGGACCGATCCGGATCGGCGATCCGTTCACGGTCCTCGATTGA
- a CDS encoding DUF6643 family protein, with product MTSPRSTYGGGYYSAPSFPDTPIYDSLVAERGTPQIAPIRVPSAYDTGSHLPALPVAALPALPAAPSHHNPAYGYAQQPAPLQQAPAPYIPQQPSAPRGYPGPQQQQQRPPAGTGYEAMRPAAPRPAPATYEDPYNRPYRGY from the coding sequence ATGACCTCCCCCCGCTCCACCTATGGCGGCGGTTACTACTCCGCGCCGTCCTTCCCGGACACTCCGATCTACGACTCCCTTGTCGCCGAGCGGGGTACTCCTCAGATCGCCCCGATCCGGGTCCCCTCCGCGTACGACACGGGCAGTCACCTGCCCGCGCTCCCGGTAGCAGCCCTGCCCGCCCTGCCGGCGGCCCCGTCCCACCACAACCCCGCGTACGGCTACGCGCAGCAGCCCGCGCCGCTGCAACAGGCGCCCGCGCCGTACATCCCGCAGCAGCCTTCGGCGCCGCGCGGATACCCGGGCCCGCAGCAACAGCAACAGCGTCCCCCGGCCGGAACGGGCTACGAGGCCATGCGCCCCGCGGCACCCCGCCCCGCCCCGGCGACGTACGAGGATCCGTACAACCGCCCCTACCGCGGCTACTGA
- a CDS encoding TerD family protein — protein MGADMTMPKGSNVPVPAPAVRVELGWDSGAGVPDADASALLLAASGKVRSDDDFVFYNQALHTSGAVRHEGKKSDGGRVTDALVVDFARVEPAVETVVLAASTDGGIFGQVPGLFIRVVDAANGAEIARYDSEDATVETAFVLGELYRRQGAWKFRAVGQGYSSGLEGLATDYGISVDEPQPAPAPPAPAAVQAPAAPVTPAAPVAPVQAPPPAAAPAPAAQPVRLTKVTLTKDAPSVSLKKQGGTSGAMRVNLNWEVRKQFKGWASKLGRAVAMHADLDLDLCALYELSDGRKGVVQALGNAFGSLDQPPYLLLDGDDRTGAVASGENLTVNLDHIKDFKRIVIFVTIYEGARSFADLNATVTLQPQHGASIDFSLDECTVPSTVCALALLTNNNGDLFVQREARYLVPERGVSPQRTIDYAYGWGMNWTPGRK, from the coding sequence ATGGGGGCGGACATGACAATGCCTAAGGGATCGAATGTTCCTGTGCCGGCACCTGCCGTGCGCGTCGAATTGGGGTGGGACTCGGGAGCCGGGGTGCCGGACGCCGACGCGTCGGCCCTGTTGCTCGCCGCTTCCGGAAAGGTCCGCTCGGACGACGACTTCGTCTTCTACAACCAGGCGCTGCACACCTCCGGTGCCGTGCGCCACGAGGGCAAGAAGAGCGACGGCGGACGCGTGACCGACGCGCTGGTGGTGGACTTCGCGCGCGTGGAGCCCGCCGTCGAGACCGTGGTGCTCGCCGCGTCGACGGACGGCGGCATCTTCGGGCAGGTCCCCGGCCTCTTCATCCGGGTCGTCGACGCGGCGAACGGCGCCGAGATCGCGCGCTACGACAGCGAGGACGCGACTGTGGAGACGGCGTTCGTCCTCGGGGAGCTCTATCGCCGCCAGGGCGCGTGGAAGTTCCGCGCCGTCGGGCAGGGCTACAGCAGCGGGCTCGAGGGCCTTGCCACGGACTACGGGATCTCGGTGGACGAGCCGCAGCCGGCGCCGGCACCTCCCGCTCCGGCCGCGGTGCAGGCCCCCGCGGCCCCGGTGACGCCGGCGGCCCCGGTCGCCCCCGTCCAGGCGCCGCCGCCCGCTGCCGCTCCTGCTCCCGCGGCCCAGCCCGTGCGCCTCACCAAGGTCACGCTCACCAAGGACGCGCCGTCCGTCTCGCTGAAGAAGCAGGGCGGCACCTCAGGGGCGATGCGCGTGAACCTCAACTGGGAGGTGCGCAAGCAGTTCAAGGGGTGGGCCAGCAAGCTCGGCCGTGCCGTGGCGATGCACGCGGACCTCGACCTGGACCTGTGCGCCCTGTACGAACTGTCCGACGGCCGCAAGGGCGTCGTCCAGGCGCTCGGCAACGCCTTCGGCTCGCTGGACCAGCCCCCGTACCTCCTGCTCGACGGCGACGACCGCACCGGAGCGGTGGCCAGCGGCGAGAACCTCACGGTCAACCTCGACCACATCAAGGACTTCAAGCGCATCGTCATCTTCGTGACGATCTACGAAGGCGCGCGCAGCTTCGCCGACCTCAACGCCACGGTCACCCTGCAGCCGCAGCACGGCGCCTCCATCGACTTCTCGCTCGACGAGTGCACGGTGCCCTCCACGGTGTGCGCGCTCGCCCTGCTCACGAACAACAACGGCGACCTCTTCGTCCAGCGCGAGGCCCGCTATCTGGTGCCCGAGCGCGGCGTGAGCCCGCAGCGCACCATCGACTACGCGTACGGCTGGGGCATGAACTGGACGCCCGGCAGGAAGTGA
- a CDS encoding glycosyltransferase, giving the protein MSAVVWTAAASLAAWLWLLLGQGFFWRTDLRLPPRREPDTWPSVCVVVPARDEAAVLPQSLPSLLAQDYPGQAEIFLVDDGSSDGTGTLARALADRHGGLPLTVGSPGEPPPGWTGKLWAVRHGISLAHTRGPRYLLLTDADIAHEPDSLRELVAAAETAGFDLVSQMARLRVASMWERLVVPAFVYFFAQLYPFRWIAKEGSRTAAAAGGCVLLSAAAAERAGIPDSIRHAVIDDVTLARAVKRSGGRIWLGLAERVDSVRPYPGLGDLWRMVSRSAYAQLRHHPLVLLGTVLGLALIYLVPPVALFAGLATDRAVPAVLGGLAWLVMTATYIPMLRYYRQTLWLAPLLPFTAFLYLLMTVDSAVQHYRGRGAAWKGRTYARPDPTPDQR; this is encoded by the coding sequence ATGAGCGCCGTTGTGTGGACCGCCGCCGCATCGCTTGCCGCCTGGCTGTGGCTCCTGTTGGGGCAGGGCTTCTTCTGGCGCACGGACCTGCGTCTGCCGCCGCGCCGCGAACCGGACACCTGGCCCTCGGTCTGCGTCGTCGTCCCCGCCCGTGACGAGGCCGCCGTACTGCCGCAGAGCCTGCCCTCGCTGCTGGCCCAGGACTATCCCGGGCAGGCCGAGATCTTCCTTGTCGACGACGGGAGTTCGGACGGCACCGGCACGCTGGCCCGCGCGCTGGCCGACCGGCACGGCGGCCTGCCACTGACCGTCGGTTCACCGGGTGAGCCGCCGCCCGGCTGGACCGGCAAGCTCTGGGCCGTACGGCACGGAATCAGCCTGGCACACACGCGTGGGCCCCGGTATCTGCTCCTTACCGACGCGGACATCGCCCATGAGCCGGACAGTCTGCGGGAGTTGGTCGCCGCGGCGGAGACGGCCGGATTCGACCTTGTCTCGCAGATGGCGCGGCTGCGCGTCGCGAGCATGTGGGAGCGGCTCGTCGTCCCGGCGTTCGTGTACTTCTTCGCGCAGCTCTATCCGTTCCGCTGGATCGCCAAGGAGGGCTCGCGCACGGCCGCCGCCGCGGGCGGATGCGTCCTGCTGAGCGCGGCGGCCGCCGAGCGTGCGGGGATCCCCGACTCCATCCGGCACGCCGTGATCGACGACGTGACGCTCGCCAGGGCGGTGAAGCGCTCGGGTGGCCGCATCTGGCTGGGGCTCGCCGAGCGCGTCGACAGCGTGCGTCCCTATCCCGGGCTCGGCGACCTGTGGCGGATGGTCTCGCGCAGCGCCTACGCCCAGCTGCGGCACCATCCCCTGGTCCTGCTCGGTACGGTCCTGGGGCTCGCCCTGATCTATCTGGTGCCGCCGGTCGCGCTGTTCGCCGGCCTGGCGACCGACCGTGCGGTGCCCGCCGTGCTCGGTGGGCTCGCGTGGCTCGTGATGACGGCGACGTACATCCCGATGCTGCGCTACTACCGGCAGACCCTCTGGCTCGCTCCCCTCCTGCCGTTCACCGCTTTCCTCTACCTCCTCATGACGGTGGATTCGGCGGTGCAGCACTACAGGGGGCGCGGAGCGGCGTGGAAGGGGCGGACCTACGCCCGCCCCGATCCCACTCCCGACCAGCGCTGA
- a CDS encoding glutamate racemase, which yields MKIALIDSGIGLLPAAAAVRRLRPDADLILSSDPDGLPWGPRSAEDVIQRSLDIAEAAAAHHPEALIVACNTSSVVALPALRARFEPGLPIIGTVPAIKPAAAGGGPVAIWATPATTGSPYQRGLIEEFAGGARVTEVPCPGLADAVQYADEAAIDRAVAAAAALTPRDVRAVVLGCTHYELVGERIRAALQQPDLPPLALHGSAGAVAAQALRRTGELPGPGTGTEGGLTVILSGRPSELPVAAHTYAEGRLLAAVSPAR from the coding sequence GTGAAGATCGCGCTCATCGACTCCGGTATCGGCCTGCTCCCCGCCGCGGCGGCGGTCCGTCGTCTGCGGCCGGACGCCGATCTCATCCTCTCCTCGGACCCCGACGGACTGCCCTGGGGACCGCGCTCCGCCGAGGACGTCATCCAGCGCTCGCTCGACATCGCCGAGGCAGCCGCGGCGCACCACCCCGAAGCGCTGATCGTGGCCTGCAACACCTCTTCGGTGGTCGCCCTGCCCGCGCTGCGCGCCCGGTTCGAGCCCGGCCTGCCGATCATCGGGACCGTACCGGCGATCAAGCCTGCCGCGGCAGGCGGCGGCCCCGTCGCCATCTGGGCCACTCCCGCCACCACCGGAAGCCCCTACCAGCGCGGCCTCATCGAGGAGTTCGCCGGCGGCGCCCGTGTCACCGAGGTGCCCTGCCCCGGCCTCGCGGACGCCGTGCAGTACGCCGACGAGGCGGCCATCGACCGCGCGGTCGCCGCCGCGGCCGCCCTGACTCCGCGTGACGTAAGGGCCGTCGTCCTGGGCTGCACCCATTACGAGCTGGTCGGCGAGCGCATCCGTGCGGCCCTCCAGCAGCCCGACCTGCCGCCCCTCGCCTTGCACGGCTCCGCCGGAGCCGTCGCCGCCCAGGCGCTGCGCAGGACCGGAGAGCTCCCCGGCCCCGGTACCGGCACGGAAGGCGGCCTGACGGTGATCCTGAGCGGGCGGCCGTCCGAGCTGCCCGTCGCCGCCCACACGTACGCCGAAGGCAGGCTGCTCGCGGCGGTCAGCCCCGCGCGCTGA